Proteins encoded together in one Caldicellulosiruptor saccharolyticus DSM 8903 window:
- the speE gene encoding polyamine aminopropyltransferase, which produces MELWFTEQQTPDLGFTCKITKTIYTAKTKYQDLAILETKQFGKMLVLDGAVQTTIVDEFCYHELIAHVPLFTHPNPKKVAVIGGGDGGVIREILKHEEVEKAYLIEIDQEVIEASKKYLPEISCALDDKRAEVIITDGIKFVSENKNMFDVIIVDSTDPVGPAVGLFESNFYQAVYECLKEDGLFVAQTESPFYDQDLIRNVFHSIKSIFPITRLYLGFIPTYPSGLWSFTMGSKKYDPLEIDTSKIKRIDTRYYNPELHKALFALPTFVQKIIE; this is translated from the coding sequence GACAAAGTATCAAGATTTAGCAATACTTGAGACAAAACAATTTGGCAAAATGCTTGTTTTGGACGGGGCTGTGCAGACAACAATTGTTGATGAGTTTTGTTATCATGAGTTGATTGCACATGTTCCATTGTTTACTCATCCTAATCCCAAAAAGGTTGCAGTTATTGGTGGAGGGGATGGTGGAGTTATAAGAGAGATATTAAAACATGAAGAGGTTGAAAAAGCATATTTGATAGAGATTGACCAAGAGGTGATTGAAGCGAGCAAGAAATATCTTCCTGAGATAAGCTGTGCACTTGATGACAAGAGGGCAGAGGTTATAATCACAGATGGAATAAAGTTTGTTTCTGAAAACAAAAATATGTTCGATGTCATAATAGTAGATTCAACTGATCCTGTTGGACCGGCAGTGGGATTATTTGAAAGCAACTTTTACCAAGCAGTATATGAGTGTCTAAAAGAAGATGGACTTTTTGTTGCACAAACAGAGTCTCCATTTTATGACCAAGATTTAATTAGAAATGTATTTCATTCAATAAAATCTATTTTTCCAATAACAAGACTGTATCTTGGTTTTATTCCAACATATCCAAGTGGACTTTGGAGCTTTACAATGGGTTCTAAAAAATATGATCCGCTTGAGATTGACACCTCAAAGATAAAGAGAATTGATACGAGATATTACAACCCTGAACTTCACAAGGCACTTTTTGCATTGCCTACATTTGTTCAGAAAATCATTGAGTAG
- the speB gene encoding agmatinase codes for MSFNLYKNSFLCSSNDYENSKVVLAGIPMDFTVSFKPGSRFGPSKIREVSVGLEEYSVYQDKNLFNKAFCDMGDLELPFGNVGKSIDIIYEFARKIFGDDKTPIFLGGEHLISFPLIKAAKEIYGDLVVLHFDAHADMRDDYLGEKFSHATVMRRAGEVIGFNNLYQFGIRSGSEEEILFARKNSNIFFVYETEKLFEIIKKLRNKKVYLSIDIDVVDPAFAPGTGTPEPGGLTSSQFLEIILKMKELDIVGADVVEVSPYYDISDRTSLLAAKIVRELILLIE; via the coding sequence ATGAGTTTTAATCTTTATAAGAACTCTTTTCTGTGCTCATCGAATGATTATGAAAACAGTAAGGTTGTACTTGCTGGAATACCCATGGATTTTACTGTGAGTTTTAAGCCTGGTTCGCGTTTTGGACCAAGCAAAATAAGAGAAGTTTCAGTTGGGCTTGAGGAGTATTCAGTATACCAAGATAAGAATTTGTTTAATAAAGCTTTTTGTGATATGGGAGATTTAGAGCTTCCATTTGGAAATGTGGGCAAATCCATTGACATAATATATGAGTTTGCAAGGAAAATATTTGGTGATGACAAAACTCCTATTTTTTTGGGTGGAGAGCATCTTATCAGTTTTCCACTAATAAAGGCAGCAAAAGAAATATATGGTGACCTTGTTGTTTTACACTTTGATGCTCACGCTGATATGAGAGATGACTACCTGGGTGAAAAGTTTTCTCATGCGACAGTAATGAGAAGGGCAGGAGAGGTTATTGGGTTTAATAATCTATACCAATTTGGCATAAGGTCTGGCTCTGAGGAAGAGATATTATTTGCAAGAAAAAACAGTAATATATTTTTTGTTTACGAAACAGAAAAACTTTTTGAGATAATTAAAAAATTAAGAAACAAAAAGGTCTATTTGTCAATTGATATAGATGTTGTTGATCCGGCATTTGCACCTGGTACTGGAACACCTGAGCCAGGGGGGTTGACCTCATCGCAGTTTTTGGAAATAATCTTGAAGATGAAAGAGCTCGACATTGTGGGTGCTGACGTTGTAGAAGTTTCTCCTTACTATGATATATCAGACAGGACATCTCTTCTTGCCGCAAAGATTGTGAGAGAACTTATCCTTTTAATCGAGTGA
- a CDS encoding acyl-CoA carboxylase subunit beta, with the protein MTDKLKELRQRRERILKLGGEDKIKKQHENKKLTCRERIEYLLDEGSFSEIDMFVEHRCQEFDMKETYVPSDGVVTGYGTINGRKVFVYAQDFTSIGGSLGEMHAKKICKVLDLAMKYGCPVIGINDSGGARIQEGVDALAGYGEIFFRNTMASGVIPQIAAIMGPCAGGAVYSPAIMDFIFMVDKTSQMFVTGPQVIKAVTGEEISFEELGGAFTHNSKSGVAHFIAEDEYTLLDMIKYLLSFLPSNNMDDPPYVMSSDSEKRVIPELENLIPNEPNKAYDVKDIIYKVVDNEEFLEVQPYFAQNAVVGFGRIGGFSVGIVANQPKVNAGVLDYDSSDKIARFVRFCDAFNIPIVTFTDVPGFLPGVNQEHNGIIRHGAKVLYAYSEATVPKINIILRKAYGGAYIAMSSKHIGADFVFAWPTAEIAVMGPDGAANIIFRKEIQAASNPEEERRKRILEYTQKFANPYIAAARGYVDDVIEPKYTRNKIIEALSISVTKRESRPPKKHGNIPL; encoded by the coding sequence ATGACAGACAAGCTAAAAGAGCTCAGACAAAGACGCGAGAGAATATTAAAGCTTGGTGGAGAAGATAAAATAAAAAAACAACACGAAAACAAAAAACTCACCTGCAGAGAAAGGATTGAGTATCTGCTTGACGAAGGAAGTTTCAGCGAAATTGACATGTTTGTTGAACATAGATGCCAGGAGTTTGATATGAAAGAAACATATGTACCATCAGATGGAGTTGTTACAGGGTATGGAACCATAAACGGCAGAAAGGTATTTGTATATGCACAAGATTTTACATCTATAGGCGGTTCACTTGGCGAGATGCACGCAAAGAAAATATGTAAGGTTTTAGATTTGGCTATGAAGTATGGATGTCCTGTAATTGGCATTAACGACTCTGGCGGTGCAAGAATTCAAGAAGGGGTAGATGCACTGGCCGGCTATGGCGAGATATTTTTCAGAAATACTATGGCTTCTGGTGTAATTCCCCAAATTGCTGCTATAATGGGCCCTTGTGCAGGTGGGGCTGTATACTCCCCTGCGATTATGGACTTTATTTTTATGGTAGACAAGACAAGCCAGATGTTTGTTACAGGACCTCAAGTAATAAAAGCAGTGACAGGTGAAGAGATATCTTTTGAAGAGCTTGGAGGCGCTTTTACTCACAATTCAAAAAGTGGTGTTGCTCATTTTATAGCAGAAGATGAGTACACATTACTTGATATGATTAAATATCTTTTATCATTCTTACCCTCAAATAACATGGATGACCCGCCATATGTCATGTCTTCGGATTCAGAAAAAAGAGTGATACCAGAGCTTGAAAATCTCATTCCTAATGAACCAAACAAGGCATATGACGTGAAAGACATTATATACAAAGTTGTTGACAATGAAGAGTTTTTAGAGGTACAACCATACTTTGCTCAAAATGCAGTTGTGGGTTTTGGTAGGATAGGTGGTTTTAGTGTTGGAATTGTTGCAAACCAGCCAAAAGTAAATGCAGGTGTTTTAGATTATGACTCATCAGACAAGATAGCAAGGTTTGTGAGATTTTGTGATGCTTTTAACATTCCAATTGTGACATTTACAGATGTTCCAGGTTTTTTGCCAGGTGTTAACCAAGAACATAATGGAATAATTCGTCATGGTGCAAAGGTTTTGTATGCCTACTCAGAAGCAACAGTTCCAAAAATTAATATTATCTTACGAAAGGCATATGGTGGGGCTTATATAGCTATGAGCAGCAAACATATCGGAGCAGATTTTGTTTTTGCTTGGCCAACGGCAGAAATAGCTGTTATGGGTCCAGATGGTGCTGCCAATATAATCTTCAGAAAAGAGATCCAAGCGGCTTCAAATCCTGAAGAGGAAAGACGAAAACGAATTTTAGAGTACACACAGAAATTTGCAAACCCTTACATTGCTGCTGCAAGGGGATATGTTGACGATGTTATTGAACCTAAGTATACTCGAAACAAGATAATTGAAGCTTTAAGTATATCAGTAACAAAAAGAGAATCAAGACCACCTAAAAAACATGGCAATATTCCACTTTAA
- a CDS encoding biotin/lipoyl-containing protein — translation MRKFKVRINDQEFLVEVEEITHSQKDSLSFSRPKFQMEKPAEVPKKEHSQENTHNLSSNKNAVHAQLPGTIVKILKNEGEVVSLKDPVLVLEAMKMENEILPTTEGRIKKIYVKEGQKVSKGDLLFEID, via the coding sequence ATGAGAAAATTTAAAGTCAGGATAAATGACCAAGAGTTTTTAGTTGAAGTAGAGGAAATTACACATTCTCAAAAAGATAGCTTAAGCTTTTCAAGACCCAAGTTTCAGATGGAAAAACCAGCTGAGGTACCAAAAAAAGAGCATAGTCAAGAAAATACCCATAATTTGTCTTCAAACAAAAATGCTGTGCATGCCCAGCTCCCTGGTACAATTGTAAAAATTCTTAAAAATGAAGGTGAAGTGGTTTCTCTCAAAGACCCCGTTTTGGTCCTTGAAGCTATGAAGATGGAAAACGAAATATTGCCAACTACAGAAGGTAGGATAAAAAAGATATATGTCAAAGAAGGGCAAAAAGTTTCAAAAGGTGATTTGTTATTTGAAATTGATTAA
- a CDS encoding oxaloacetate decarboxylase subunit alpha has translation MGIKITETILRDAHQSLIATRMTTDQMLEIAPVLDEIGYYSIECWGGATFDACLRFFNEDPWERLKRLKLSFKKTKLQMLLRGQNLVGYRHYPDDVVVEFVKKAIFYGIDIIRIFDALNDLRNIEVALKTAKNEGAHAQVAISYTISPYHTIENYVRLAKDIENLGADSLCIKDMAGLLSPFEAYNLVKALKEEIDIPVHIHTHYTTGFGSMTYFKAIEAGVDGIDTALSPLALGTSQPPTETIVYALKGTKFDPELNFDRINQASEYFKTLREEYLKKGLLDPKVLSVDINALHYQIPGGMLSNLISQLKEQGHEDKLDEVLKEVPRVREDFGFPPLVTPTSQIVGTQAVLNVIAGERYKLVTKETKAYFKGEYGRPPAKVNEEVKKKILGNEKEIEVRPADLLSPELENARERIKEYIENDTDVVTYCLFPQLAENYFKLRAAKKYKIDFGLVQENKVYPI, from the coding sequence ATGGGAATTAAAATAACAGAGACAATTTTGAGAGATGCCCACCAGTCACTTATTGCAACCAGGATGACAACAGACCAGATGTTAGAGATTGCCCCTGTACTTGATGAGATTGGATATTACTCAATTGAGTGCTGGGGCGGTGCTACCTTTGATGCGTGTTTGAGATTTTTCAATGAAGACCCTTGGGAAAGGCTAAAAAGATTAAAACTTTCATTTAAAAAGACAAAGCTGCAGATGCTTCTGAGAGGCCAGAACCTTGTAGGATATAGGCATTATCCTGATGATGTTGTAGTTGAGTTTGTAAAAAAGGCTATATTCTATGGGATTGACATTATAAGAATATTTGATGCCCTTAACGACCTTAGGAATATTGAAGTAGCTTTGAAAACAGCAAAAAATGAAGGTGCCCATGCTCAGGTTGCAATTTCTTACACAATATCTCCCTATCATACAATCGAAAATTATGTAAGGCTTGCGAAAGACATAGAAAATTTAGGTGCAGACTCGCTTTGTATTAAGGATATGGCAGGACTACTTTCGCCGTTTGAAGCGTATAATCTTGTGAAAGCTTTAAAAGAGGAGATTGATATCCCTGTACACATTCATACACATTACACAACAGGTTTTGGTTCAATGACATATTTTAAAGCAATAGAAGCAGGAGTGGATGGTATAGACACAGCACTTTCTCCACTTGCCTTAGGTACGTCTCAGCCACCCACTGAGACAATTGTATATGCTCTCAAAGGCACAAAGTTTGACCCTGAACTTAACTTTGATAGAATTAATCAGGCAAGTGAATATTTTAAAACTCTCAGAGAAGAGTATTTGAAAAAAGGACTTCTTGATCCAAAAGTATTGAGTGTTGACATAAATGCTTTGCATTATCAAATTCCTGGTGGAATGCTTTCTAACCTTATATCTCAGCTAAAAGAACAAGGCCATGAAGACAAACTTGATGAGGTTTTAAAAGAGGTGCCACGGGTCAGGGAAGACTTTGGGTTCCCTCCTCTTGTTACACCAACAAGCCAGATTGTTGGAACTCAAGCTGTTTTAAATGTCATAGCTGGTGAGAGATATAAACTTGTTACAAAGGAGACAAAAGCGTATTTCAAAGGTGAATATGGCCGACCGCCTGCTAAGGTTAACGAAGAGGTTAAGAAAAAGATTTTGGGGAACGAGAAAGAAATTGAAGTAAGGCCAGCAGATTTGCTATCGCCTGAACTTGAAAATGCCAGAGAGAGAATAAAAGAGTATATTGAAAATGACACAGATGTTGTCACATATTGTTTATTTCCACAGCTTGCTGAAAACTATTTTAAATTAAGAGCTGCAAAAAAGTACAAAATTGACTTTGGGCTTGTACAAGAAAACAAGGTCTATCCGATATAG
- a CDS encoding DUF4264 family protein: MENEKLELISSMEFEEDAPLYKIIDFVNKSLKDKNIIVGLSKNHNKIVISIYQT, from the coding sequence ATGGAAAATGAAAAACTTGAACTAATATCATCAATGGAGTTTGAAGAAGATGCACCACTTTATAAGATAATAGATTTCGTGAACAAAAGTCTCAAAGACAAGAATATCATTGTGGGACTTTCAAAAAACCACAATAAGATTGTCATCAGTATTTACCAAACGTAA
- a CDS encoding MurR/RpiR family transcriptional regulator yields the protein MSQDLESRIIELMPEFSKGQKKIAQFILEHGEKAAYMTALALGNCVGVSESTVVRFAERLGFDGYPEFQRALQELMKSKLTSVQRIELSASRINENEVLKSVLLSDMDKIKQTLEQIDEQTFNRVVDEIVGAKRIYIIGIRSSAALADFLGFYLNMILDNVKVITTSGISDIFEQVFRITSDDLIIGISFPRYSKRTLKVLQYAKKQGARIVSLTDSKISPLCKYSDYVLICRSDMVSFADSLVAPLSVINALIVATGLRKKDEVAKTLEKLEEIWDEFQVYEKEK from the coding sequence ATGAGTCAAGATTTAGAATCAAGGATTATTGAACTTATGCCAGAATTTAGCAAAGGGCAGAAAAAGATTGCCCAGTTTATTTTAGAGCATGGAGAAAAAGCTGCTTATATGACAGCGCTTGCCCTTGGCAACTGTGTAGGTGTGAGTGAGTCAACTGTTGTCAGATTTGCTGAGAGATTGGGGTTTGATGGCTATCCAGAGTTTCAACGTGCATTGCAAGAACTTATGAAAAGCAAACTGACATCAGTGCAAAGGATAGAGCTTTCTGCAAGCAGGATAAACGAGAACGAGGTTTTAAAAAGTGTCCTTCTTTCGGACATGGACAAGATTAAACAAACATTAGAGCAGATTGATGAGCAGACATTTAACAGGGTTGTTGATGAGATTGTGGGTGCGAAAAGAATATACATCATTGGAATTCGAAGTTCAGCTGCGCTTGCTGATTTTTTAGGATTTTATTTAAACATGATTTTAGATAATGTAAAGGTAATAACAACAAGTGGTATAAGCGACATATTTGAACAGGTTTTCAGAATTACAAGTGATGACCTCATTATAGGTATTAGTTTTCCAAGGTATTCTAAACGCACACTGAAGGTTTTACAGTATGCAAAAAAGCAAGGTGCAAGAATTGTATCACTTACAGACAGTAAAATTTCACCACTTTGCAAGTATAGCGATTACGTTCTAATATGCAGAAGTGACATGGTTTCATTTGCTGATTCACTGGTTGCACCTTTGAGTGTAATCAATGCACTGATTGTTGCAACAGG